The Pseudoalteromonas ruthenica genome has a window encoding:
- a CDS encoding glycosyl hydrolase family 28-related protein, with amino-acid sequence MTRFIYFLLLFSFVAHAENVHVGDFGATADDQQDDSVAIQSALDSLAKGDTLIFAEGTYDVCTTLVLQHSEQITLRSFTQSKLKKCANFSGEYLLYVKPAQDFTLSSLHFQGLHNGHQVSTWGKQGVYIASATNVKIIGNEFSNFGDAALRVTSGPEADYFTTNTREVMIASNRFSQCRQVTTTQAQTNSYVGGVNDIVVLDNEFESCTLKLSTRAPAQTANVLFNTFKDINKTAFEVSYYSDLWVAHNRFMNIDGFVMNLYPNSQAPRQIPWDNIMFEKNFIHNTRFGLRLNSLGREQLRPVYALTVRDNRFEQVHFAEETNWRDIVRTYSYSDHASFDGVHISGNEYELAPDSDFLYIDPLSRNVYIDNNTALPTQPGS; translated from the coding sequence ATGACGCGATTTATTTACTTTCTTTTACTTTTTTCTTTCGTTGCCCACGCAGAAAATGTGCATGTCGGCGATTTCGGCGCCACAGCCGATGATCAACAAGATGACAGCGTAGCGATACAAAGCGCCCTCGACTCACTGGCCAAAGGTGACACGCTAATCTTTGCTGAGGGCACGTACGATGTGTGCACCACCTTAGTGTTGCAACACAGTGAGCAAATCACTTTGCGCTCTTTTACACAGAGTAAATTAAAAAAGTGTGCAAACTTTTCTGGAGAATACTTGCTTTACGTTAAACCAGCGCAAGACTTCACCCTGAGCTCGTTACATTTTCAAGGGCTCCATAACGGTCACCAAGTTAGCACCTGGGGCAAACAAGGTGTGTATATCGCCTCGGCTACAAACGTAAAAATTATCGGCAATGAGTTTAGCAACTTTGGTGATGCCGCTTTGCGCGTGACCTCTGGGCCTGAAGCCGATTATTTCACCACCAATACCCGTGAAGTCATGATCGCCAGCAACCGCTTTAGTCAGTGTCGGCAAGTGACAACAACACAAGCACAGACAAACTCTTACGTGGGAGGGGTGAATGATATTGTGGTGTTGGACAATGAATTTGAGAGTTGTACCCTTAAGCTTTCAACTCGTGCGCCAGCACAAACTGCGAATGTGTTGTTCAATACCTTTAAGGATATTAACAAGACCGCATTTGAGGTGAGCTACTACTCAGATTTGTGGGTCGCTCATAATCGCTTTATGAACATTGATGGGTTTGTTATGAACTTATACCCGAACTCTCAAGCTCCCCGACAAATCCCGTGGGATAACATTATGTTTGAGAAAAACTTTATTCATAACACTCGATTTGGTCTGCGCCTAAATAGTCTTGGCAGAGAGCAACTGCGCCCTGTGTACGCGTTGACCGTGCGCGATAACCGTTTTGAGCAAGTCCACTTCGCCGAGGAAACCAACTGGCGTGATATTGTGCGAACCTACAGCTACTCTGATCACGCTTCTTTCGATGGAGTACATATTTCTGGAAACGAATATGAACTCGCCCCGGACAGCGATTTTCTTTACATTGATCCCCTTAGTCGCAATGTGTATATCGACAACAACACTGCCCTCCCCACTCAACCGGGCAGTTAG
- a CDS encoding metal-dependent hydrolase family protein: MCKLLLALSSASAWAQSTLIYAGKILPAAMPMSRAANPRSSRRTCQGIHEGYVSAQTLGLADAHIIDLKEQFVMPGLIDLHVHISFERDPQADPERWLKEVEADQALRATQFLGNTLNAGFTTVRDLGSYNEVIFPLQRAVESGVIQGPRIIAAGEAVTPTGGHGDLHGYRQEVLDAFAPRMGVCNGADDCTRAVREIVKAGAQVIKITATGGVLSNTQAGLNQQLTDEEMKAIVDTAHNLGRPVTAHAHSAQGVAAALRSGVDSIEHGSYANDETVALFKSTGAYLVPTLLAGISVSEEVKHNDKVPQAIVDKITQVAPVVKASFQRALDEGVNIAFGTDSGVSRHGDNAREFALLVEYGMSPREALATSLEQAPKLLNMSKEVGKLQNGYYADVIAVAQSPLKDISQLSAVTFVMKEGKVIKHHEQD, encoded by the coding sequence ATGTGCAAGCTACTATTGGCGTTATCAAGCGCAAGCGCTTGGGCGCAAAGTACATTGATTTATGCCGGTAAAATACTCCCAGCGGCCATGCCGATGTCTCGAGCGGCAAACCCTCGAAGTAGTAGACGGACGTGTCAGGGTATTCATGAAGGCTATGTTAGTGCTCAAACGTTAGGCTTGGCCGACGCGCATATTATTGACCTTAAAGAACAATTTGTAATGCCGGGGCTGATAGATTTGCACGTGCATATTAGTTTTGAACGTGATCCCCAGGCTGACCCTGAAAGGTGGTTGAAGGAGGTCGAGGCCGATCAGGCGTTACGTGCAACGCAATTTCTTGGCAATACCCTCAATGCGGGGTTCACTACCGTGCGTGATTTGGGCAGTTATAACGAGGTGATTTTTCCGCTGCAACGAGCAGTAGAAAGTGGCGTAATACAGGGGCCACGTATTATTGCTGCAGGTGAGGCGGTGACTCCAACAGGCGGCCACGGTGATTTACATGGGTATAGACAAGAGGTACTTGATGCGTTTGCTCCACGCATGGGCGTGTGCAATGGCGCCGATGATTGCACACGGGCGGTGCGCGAGATTGTAAAAGCCGGGGCACAAGTTATCAAAATCACGGCCACTGGCGGGGTATTGAGTAACACTCAAGCGGGGCTCAATCAGCAACTGACCGATGAGGAAATGAAGGCGATTGTTGATACCGCTCATAATCTTGGTCGCCCTGTGACAGCTCACGCACACAGCGCCCAGGGGGTTGCAGCTGCACTTCGCAGCGGAGTCGATTCTATCGAGCACGGTTCTTATGCTAATGACGAAACGGTGGCGCTGTTTAAAAGTACGGGCGCTTACTTAGTGCCGACATTGTTAGCGGGGATCTCTGTGAGTGAGGAAGTGAAGCACAATGATAAGGTTCCTCAGGCAATTGTAGACAAAATAACGCAGGTCGCCCCGGTGGTGAAAGCATCATTCCAACGGGCTTTAGATGAAGGCGTGAATATCGCGTTTGGTACCGACTCAGGGGTATCCCGCCATGGAGATAACGCCCGCGAATTTGCATTGTTAGTCGAGTATGGTATGTCGCCCCGTGAAGCGTTGGCGACTAGTTTAGAACAAGCACCTAAGCTATTGAATATGAGCAAGGAAGTTGGCAAATTACAAAACGGATACTACGCTGATGTAATTGCTGTTGCGCAGTCGCCATTAAAGGATATTTCGCAACTAAGCGCAGTGACCTTTGTCATGAAAGAAGGGAAAGTCATCAAACATCATGAGCAAGATTAA
- a CDS encoding TonB-dependent receptor plug domain-containing protein, whose protein sequence is MKLKYRTLQAAVRCALLSTSTVALLHTGNALAEDESNAEKTKNIEKIAVVGSRAAPRSIGSSPVPVDIIGGEELSKVGNSDMLEVLKGTVPSFNVHSNPISDAATLVRPANLRGLPSDSTLVLLNGKRRHRASVIAFLGGGINDGAQGPDISVIPSIALKQVEVLRDGAAAQYGSDAIAGVMNFVLKDASEGGTFEVRHGQYYEGDGDSTQIAGNIGLPFTDNGFANLSFQYKNADATSRSTQRADAIALTAAGVPDIDDPAQIWGTPEIEDDISIFGNVGLELTNDDEFYMFGNYSERDVRGGFYYRNPHTRPGVYSNDGGETLLVGDLTGDMSGNCPTNIQIDDNVLDNPEYINGVANNPDCFAFNEILPGGFTPNFGGNIVDTSFTAGVKGEFSDGWLKGWLYDASGSVGYNASRYFLYDTVNASLGPQTPRDFSPGKYEQLEKTFNFDITRTFDWGLYYDANVAGGIEWREETFTVIAGDEDSFEIGPLTEQGFSIGSNGFPGFKPSQAGEFTRRNYAAYIDIETPFTENFLMGWALRYEDYDSFGSTTNYKVTGHYTINDMFSLRGSLSTGFRAPTVGQANVSNVQTNLSSGVLVDSALLPPTNPIAVQLGGEELQPEESDSYTFGAVYQNGDFYLTMDYYNIDVEDRISQSEKIVLSDEDKDILKQAGVPNVDQLAQVSFFTNDFDTTTEGVDIVANYSTDLLDGFSTFSLAYNWNETEVTSFSDITGDFKVQRLEEDLPNHRGTATWSQQWDSFSGFVRVNYFGEYQGVHVDFDQTAKMADAAVTVDAEVTYYPTEAIGLSVGAQNIFDQEAEPLDFEDRTGIPNNNWGGLYYETSPFGFNGGYYYVKATYSF, encoded by the coding sequence ATGAAGTTGAAATACAGAACTCTGCAAGCAGCCGTTCGCTGCGCACTTCTTTCCACATCAACGGTAGCGCTGCTACACACCGGTAATGCACTTGCTGAAGACGAGAGCAACGCTGAAAAAACGAAAAATATTGAAAAAATCGCCGTCGTAGGGTCTCGTGCTGCGCCACGCTCTATCGGCAGTTCTCCTGTTCCGGTTGATATTATCGGCGGTGAAGAGCTCAGTAAGGTGGGTAATTCCGATATGTTAGAAGTGCTTAAAGGCACTGTTCCATCATTTAATGTACATAGTAACCCTATCAGTGACGCAGCAACGCTTGTGCGCCCTGCTAACTTGCGAGGTCTCCCCTCAGATAGCACACTCGTCTTACTCAATGGTAAACGCCGCCATCGCGCCTCGGTCATCGCATTTTTAGGCGGTGGTATTAACGATGGTGCACAAGGCCCTGATATTTCAGTGATCCCAAGCATCGCGCTGAAACAAGTAGAGGTATTGCGCGATGGTGCTGCGGCGCAGTACGGGTCGGATGCAATTGCTGGGGTAATGAACTTCGTGCTGAAAGATGCCAGCGAAGGGGGTACGTTTGAAGTACGCCATGGGCAGTACTACGAAGGCGACGGTGATAGCACCCAAATTGCGGGTAACATTGGTTTACCTTTCACTGATAACGGCTTCGCTAACTTAAGCTTCCAATATAAAAATGCTGATGCGACAAGTCGCAGTACTCAGCGCGCTGACGCGATTGCGTTAACAGCGGCGGGCGTGCCGGATATTGACGACCCTGCACAAATTTGGGGTACCCCAGAGATTGAAGACGACATTTCCATTTTTGGTAATGTTGGCTTAGAGCTAACCAATGATGATGAGTTCTACATGTTCGGAAACTATTCTGAGCGTGATGTTCGTGGTGGCTTCTATTATCGTAACCCGCATACACGCCCAGGTGTGTACTCCAACGATGGCGGTGAAACGCTGCTGGTGGGTGATTTAACTGGCGATATGAGCGGCAACTGCCCAACCAATATCCAAATCGACGATAACGTACTGGACAACCCAGAGTACATTAATGGTGTTGCTAATAACCCTGATTGCTTTGCCTTTAATGAAATTCTTCCTGGTGGTTTTACGCCAAACTTCGGCGGTAATATCGTTGACACCTCATTCACGGCAGGTGTGAAAGGTGAGTTTAGCGATGGTTGGCTCAAAGGTTGGCTCTATGATGCCAGCGGCTCAGTGGGCTATAACGCCTCACGCTACTTCCTCTATGACACCGTAAATGCCTCTTTAGGCCCGCAAACACCGCGCGATTTCTCACCAGGTAAATACGAGCAGCTAGAGAAAACATTTAACTTCGATATCACCCGAACCTTTGATTGGGGCTTGTATTACGATGCCAACGTTGCCGGTGGTATTGAGTGGCGTGAAGAAACCTTCACCGTGATCGCTGGCGATGAAGATTCATTTGAAATCGGCCCGCTAACAGAGCAAGGCTTCAGTATTGGTTCTAATGGCTTCCCTGGCTTTAAGCCTTCACAAGCCGGTGAGTTCACACGCCGCAACTATGCTGCCTATATTGATATCGAAACACCATTCACTGAGAACTTTTTAATGGGTTGGGCGCTGCGCTATGAAGATTACGACAGCTTTGGTTCAACAACTAACTACAAAGTAACGGGTCATTACACTATTAATGACATGTTCTCATTGCGTGGTTCATTAAGCACTGGTTTCCGTGCGCCTACTGTTGGGCAAGCGAACGTTAGTAACGTGCAAACGAACCTAAGCAGTGGCGTGTTGGTTGATTCGGCGCTGTTACCACCAACTAACCCGATTGCGGTTCAACTCGGTGGTGAAGAACTACAGCCGGAAGAATCTGATAGCTATACCTTCGGTGCGGTTTACCAAAACGGTGATTTCTATCTAACCATGGATTACTACAACATCGATGTAGAAGACCGTATCAGCCAATCAGAAAAAATCGTGCTTAGCGATGAAGATAAAGACATTTTAAAACAAGCAGGTGTGCCGAATGTCGACCAACTTGCACAAGTCAGTTTCTTCACCAATGACTTCGACACCACCACTGAGGGTGTTGATATCGTAGCCAACTACAGCACTGATTTACTCGATGGTTTCTCAACCTTTAGCTTGGCGTACAACTGGAATGAAACTGAAGTAACCAGCTTCAGTGATATTACCGGCGACTTTAAAGTACAACGCCTAGAGGAAGACCTACCTAATCATCGTGGTACAGCAACTTGGTCACAACAATGGGATTCATTCTCTGGCTTTGTGCGCGTGAATTACTTCGGTGAGTACCAAGGTGTTCATGTTGACTTCGACCAAACAGCAAAAATGGCCGATGCCGCAGTAACGGTTGATGCGGAGGTGACTTACTACCCCACCGAAGCCATCGGTCTATCTGTGGGTGCACAAAACATCTTCGACCAAGAGGCAGAGCCTTTAGATTTCGAGGACCGTACAGGTATTCCTAATAACAATTGGGGTGGCTTGTACTATGAAACCTCGCCGTTTGGTTTCAATGGTGGCTATTACTACGTAAAAGCGACTTATAGCTTCTAA
- the thpR gene encoding RNA 2',3'-cyclic phosphodiesterase yields MASSLSSRRLFFALGLSNEAKSSLAHWLQHHVIADKAFTQPRNWHLTLLFLGSTSLNTEAALIKEVRALQLRKFNLKVADIDWWPSNGIFHLRPISPPDALFTLHNDLKEIAQKHHIEDPHRRYRPHITLARNCKAMPTVAQPMPAFDMQVHSFTLFESTRDEQGLVYRPIEYFTLY; encoded by the coding sequence ATGGCGTCTTCACTTTCCAGCCGACGGTTGTTTTTTGCTCTGGGTTTAAGCAATGAGGCAAAGTCTTCACTCGCGCACTGGTTACAACACCATGTCATTGCCGATAAAGCCTTTACGCAACCACGAAACTGGCACTTAACCCTGTTATTTCTTGGCAGTACCTCTTTGAATACAGAGGCTGCGCTGATTAAAGAAGTGAGAGCCCTGCAGCTTAGGAAGTTTAACTTAAAGGTGGCTGACATCGATTGGTGGCCCAGTAATGGCATTTTTCACCTTCGCCCCATCTCACCACCTGATGCGTTATTCACACTGCACAATGACCTCAAAGAGATAGCACAAAAACATCATATTGAAGATCCGCACCGGCGCTATCGCCCCCACATCACCCTAGCAAGAAACTGCAAAGCGATGCCCACAGTTGCTCAACCGATGCCAGCTTTTGATATGCAAGTGCATAGTTTTACATTGTTTGAGTCGACCCGTGATGAGCAAGGCTTGGTCTATCGCCCGATTGAATATTTTACGCTGTATTAG
- a CDS encoding STAS/SEC14 domain-containing protein produces the protein MAKDGLKVDIERHQQRIYIALVLTGTLNHEHYQLLTPLFASALADIDEPIVDVFIDASQLDGFTTRAMWDDFKLGLFIVSNLNA, from the coding sequence ATGGCTAAAGACGGTTTGAAAGTAGATATAGAGCGCCACCAGCAGCGCATCTATATCGCCTTAGTACTGACCGGTACGTTGAATCATGAGCATTATCAACTACTGACGCCATTATTCGCTTCGGCCTTGGCTGATATTGACGAGCCCATTGTCGATGTTTTCATCGACGCCAGTCAGCTAGACGGTTTTACGACACGAGCTATGTGGGATGACTTCAAGTTAGGGTTATTCATCGTAAGCAATTTAAACGCATAG
- a CDS encoding STAS/SEC14 domain-containing protein gives MYGHKRWQSFAASVANWFVSGEVKYFDDPRAAIAWLSEH, from the coding sequence TTGTACGGCCATAAGCGGTGGCAAAGCTTCGCGGCAAGTGTTGCAAATTGGTTTGTTAGTGGCGAAGTTAAATATTTCGACGACCCTCGCGCGGCAATCGCCTGGTTATCTGAACATTAA
- a CDS encoding nuclear transport factor 2 family protein codes for MSKIKAQTLAQLIELERTLMSEEVRSNASRLNELLDERFIEVSADGRRFDKDNVLARLPKEQAKGRKPTFHNQDFEGRMLCDDVAQLSYRGALRRIKGGQWHYSVRMSIWCLNSNQDWRLVYHQGTPCEAFQLNR; via the coding sequence ATGAGCAAGATTAAAGCGCAAACGTTGGCGCAACTAATTGAGTTAGAAAGAACTTTAATGAGCGAAGAGGTGCGCAGCAATGCCTCGCGATTAAATGAGTTGCTTGATGAACGTTTTATCGAGGTGTCGGCCGACGGCCGGCGCTTTGATAAGGACAATGTGCTTGCTCGGCTACCAAAAGAGCAAGCCAAGGGACGAAAACCCACCTTTCACAATCAAGATTTTGAAGGGCGTATGCTGTGCGATGATGTCGCCCAGCTCTCTTACCGAGGTGCGCTCAGACGCATCAAAGGAGGGCAATGGCACTACTCTGTAAGGATGTCGATATGGTGTCTGAATAGCAACCAAGATTGGCGTTTAGTTTACCACCAAGGCACGCCTTGTGAGGCCTTCCAGTTAAACCGGTAA
- a CDS encoding response regulator transcription factor, whose translation MKLLLIEDDLAFARTLMRRLEAHTQAQAHADCVQSALFQARQLRPSHIILDMNLNNESGLQLLAPLRSLLPSARIILLTGFASIATAVKAVKLGADDYLAKPVSMALLLATLEDDIVHSHVSHDDEVMSPERLEWEHIQAVLTRNNGNISQTARQLNMHRRTLQRKLQKNRWQINLAEETLEKKKGQ comes from the coding sequence ATGAAGCTGTTACTGATTGAAGATGACCTGGCCTTTGCGCGAACACTCATGAGGCGCCTAGAAGCGCACACCCAAGCGCAGGCACATGCTGATTGTGTGCAAAGTGCGCTGTTTCAAGCACGACAGTTACGCCCCAGCCACATTATTTTGGATATGAATTTAAATAATGAGTCTGGACTGCAGCTGCTTGCACCGCTGCGCTCTTTGCTGCCGAGTGCGCGCATCATATTGCTGACTGGGTTTGCCAGTATTGCCACTGCAGTCAAAGCAGTGAAGCTCGGCGCTGATGATTACCTCGCTAAGCCTGTGTCTATGGCACTTTTACTAGCCACTTTGGAGGATGATATTGTGCATTCACACGTTTCGCACGACGATGAGGTCATGTCTCCTGAGCGTTTGGAGTGGGAGCATATTCAAGCGGTGCTGACGCGCAACAATGGCAACATTTCGCAAACAGCGCGCCAACTCAACATGCACCGACGTACCTTGCAACGTAAGTTGCAGAAAAACCGGTGGCAAATTAACCTCGCTGAGGAGACTTTAGAAAAGAAAAAAGGCCAATAA
- a CDS encoding sensor histidine kinase, translating into MDLLLQSSIRRVLLLRSVAIALQLLAVLIAYYVLDFALALLPLLSIIAVESLFQLLSVVLLRRRIHSRAPVGAATVVWQLLADILFLTLLLMHSGGATNAFVSLLLLPVMIAAVTLPGRLTVLLTVIAIAAYSALVMMMPLHHQGEQGMQMRHHFIAMWINFVLSAVVVATLVSALSRTLAKQQRAIAQSREEQLRAEQLVSLGSAAAQATHQLATPLANLALLHDEARELSADNPTLQPVVDDMAVPLAQCQRQLDCFRARAQQLRDAHERAPHYQPLLQLVDEIRQAFTLNYPSQQLHCQLPHQGEHIEIISDPLLSAAVINVLANAVRANEEVGAERITITIRDSDSALHWRIEDQGRGFSAEMQASLGSAVIASSDGFGVALWLTNATIERIGGTLALANNEHGACIDITIPKRRYEAVTD; encoded by the coding sequence TTGGACCTGCTATTACAATCCAGCATTCGCCGTGTGTTATTGCTACGCAGTGTCGCCATTGCACTGCAGTTACTGGCGGTGCTCATTGCTTACTATGTACTTGATTTTGCGTTAGCACTTTTGCCGCTGTTGAGCATCATCGCCGTGGAGTCGCTATTTCAGCTGCTGAGTGTGGTGTTGCTACGACGACGCATCCACAGTCGCGCACCGGTGGGCGCCGCCACCGTAGTGTGGCAATTATTAGCTGATATCCTGTTTTTAACCTTGCTGCTTATGCACAGTGGCGGGGCGACCAATGCCTTTGTGTCATTGCTGCTGTTGCCGGTTATGATTGCTGCTGTGACCTTACCTGGGCGTTTAACGGTGTTATTAACCGTTATTGCAATTGCTGCTTATTCGGCCTTAGTGATGATGATGCCATTGCATCATCAAGGTGAGCAGGGCATGCAAATGCGCCACCATTTTATCGCCATGTGGATAAACTTTGTACTCAGTGCCGTTGTGGTCGCCACTCTGGTTAGCGCATTGTCTCGCACTTTGGCAAAACAACAGCGCGCTATTGCCCAAAGCCGAGAAGAGCAGCTTCGCGCTGAGCAGCTTGTGTCTTTGGGCAGCGCTGCAGCGCAAGCGACTCACCAACTAGCCACACCGCTTGCAAATTTGGCGCTGTTGCATGATGAAGCAAGGGAGCTAAGCGCCGACAATCCGACATTACAGCCTGTGGTTGATGATATGGCGGTGCCTTTGGCACAGTGTCAGCGGCAGTTGGATTGTTTTCGTGCTCGGGCACAGCAGCTGCGTGATGCTCATGAAAGAGCGCCTCATTATCAGCCGCTATTACAGCTCGTTGATGAGATCCGCCAAGCTTTCACGCTGAATTATCCGTCTCAGCAACTGCATTGTCAGCTCCCACATCAAGGTGAACATATTGAAATTATTAGTGACCCATTGTTGAGTGCCGCTGTGATTAACGTATTGGCCAATGCTGTGCGGGCAAACGAAGAGGTTGGGGCAGAGCGTATCACGATTACCATCCGCGACTCTGACTCTGCTCTTCATTGGCGAATTGAGGACCAAGGCCGAGGGTTTAGCGCTGAGATGCAGGCCTCCTTGGGCAGCGCAGTGATAGCGAGTAGCGATGGTTTTGGTGTGGCGCTGTGGCTAACCAACGCCACGATAGAGCGCATTGGTGGCACTTTGGCATTGGCCAACAATGAACACGGTGCATGCATTGATATCACTATTCCTAAGAGGCGCTATGAAGCTGTTACTGATTGA